A DNA window from Aquarana catesbeiana isolate 2022-GZ linkage group LG01, ASM4218655v1, whole genome shotgun sequence contains the following coding sequences:
- the LOC141129986 gene encoding chymotrypsinogen A-like, whose translation MTTLWVLSCLVLLSGAYGCGVPTIRPHISDNARIVNGENAVPGSWPWQVSIQNSTRFHFCGGSVINSLWVVTAAHCEVISSDLVVLGAFDLLSNAEPIQVKSVGRFFSHPQYNARTFVNDIALIKLSSPATLNDRVSPVCLAASSDVFNVGEKCLTSGWGYTDAATKAKPAKLQQTALPLLTNTQCQRYFGTKIQSSMICAGAFGATSCMGDSGGPLVCERNGAWTLTGVVSFGLGTCSPSYPGVYARVTSLTSWVDQTVASN comes from the exons ATGACAACACTGTGGGTCCTGTCCTGCCTGGTCCTGCTCAGCGGAGCCTATG GTTGCGGTGTTCCCACCATCAGGCCTCATATCTCCGACAACGCCAGGATTGTGAATGGAGAAAACGCCGTCCCTGGTTCTTGGCCATGGCAGGTGTCTATTCAG AACAGCACTAGATTCCACTTTTGTGGCGGCTCCGTCATCAACAGTCTCTGGGTTGTCACTGCTGCCCATTGTGAAGTCAT ATCTTCTGACCTTGTGGTCCTGGGTGCATTCGACCTTTTATCCAATGCTGAGCCCATCCAGGTCAAGTCCGTCGGCAGA TTCTTCAGTCACCCGCAGTACAACGCCAGGACCTTTGTCAATGACATCGCTCTGATCAAGCTTTCCAGTCCCGCCACCCTCAATGACCGCGTGTCTCCTGTGTGTCTCGCTGCTTCCTCTGATGTCTTCAATGTGGGAGAAAAATGCCTCACCAGCGGATGGGGATACACCGATGCTGCCA CAAAAGCTAAGCCAGCTAAACTCCAGCAGACGGCCCTTCCTCTTCTTACCAACACTCAGTGCCAGAGATACTTCGGAACCAAAATTCAATCCTCCATGATCTGCGCTGGTGCCTTCGGTGCCACCTCTTGCATG GGTGACTCTGGTGGACCCCTTGTGTGTGAGAGGAACGGAGCCTGGACCCTGACCGGTGTTGTGTCCTTTGGACTTGGCACCTGCTCTCCATCTTATCCCGGAGTTTACGCCCGCGTCACCTCCCTCACATCCTGGGTGGACCAGACTGTTGCCTCCAACTAA